In the Variovorax sp. S12S4 genome, one interval contains:
- a CDS encoding LysR family transcriptional regulator — translation MDSLDLIRTFREVASHGSFSHAAKKLDMSKATVSKYVAELETRFGVRLLNRSTRSVSLTDAGQLLLERSTPVLEMVELTQAELQERATQPGGRLRISAPHGMGNGEFPGLLADFMRYYPDVSISLQLTNRAVDLAEEGIDVDIRSGPVTDDNLIVRKLMLMEMVVCASPVYWKKHGKPEHPSELAGHDALTHSRLGAQPVWRFEDGGQPLDVPVKSRMDCTEGAPLIRVAMRGFGVIYLPSILVQSHIDEGELVPVLQGYARQDMWLSAAYLQRRHNSAALRALLDFLQTRVGKGPGSQKKK, via the coding sequence ATGGACAGTCTCGATCTGATCAGAACCTTCCGGGAGGTTGCTTCGCACGGCAGCTTTTCGCATGCGGCCAAGAAGCTCGACATGTCGAAAGCCACCGTCAGCAAGTATGTGGCCGAACTCGAAACACGTTTCGGCGTGCGTCTTCTCAACCGGTCCACGCGTTCCGTAAGCCTCACCGATGCCGGGCAACTGCTGCTGGAGCGCAGCACCCCGGTGCTCGAAATGGTGGAGCTCACACAGGCCGAACTGCAGGAGCGCGCCACGCAGCCCGGCGGCCGGTTGCGCATTTCGGCGCCGCACGGCATGGGCAACGGCGAATTTCCAGGCCTCCTGGCCGACTTCATGCGCTACTACCCGGATGTGAGCATCAGCCTGCAGCTGACCAACCGCGCGGTCGATCTCGCCGAGGAAGGCATCGACGTCGACATTCGCAGCGGCCCCGTCACCGACGACAACCTGATCGTGCGCAAGCTGATGCTCATGGAAATGGTCGTCTGCGCCTCGCCCGTGTATTGGAAGAAGCACGGCAAGCCCGAACACCCGAGCGAGTTGGCCGGGCACGACGCGCTCACGCACTCACGGCTGGGCGCCCAGCCGGTCTGGCGCTTCGAAGACGGCGGCCAGCCGCTCGACGTGCCGGTGAAAAGCCGCATGGACTGCACCGAGGGCGCGCCGCTGATCCGGGTTGCGATGCGCGGCTTCGGTGTGATCTACCTGCCGTCGATCCTCGTGCAGTCGCACATCGACGAAGGCGAACTGGTGCCCGTGCTGCAGGGCTATGCGCGGCAGGACATGTGGCTCTCGGCCGCTTACTTGCAGCGGCGCCACAACAGCGCGGCCTTGCGCGCCCTGCTCGACTTTCTCCAGACCCGCGTCGGCAAGGGGCCCGGCTCGCAAAAGAAAAAATAA
- a CDS encoding dienelactone hydrolase family protein codes for MGQFIDLKAKDGFTFPAYVAEPAGKPRGAVVVVPEIFGVNSHIRSVADGYAADGYLAVSPSTFHRVKPGVELGYSDEDMKAGFELKTAVEALPAPGVLQDIEAAVAYAAKAGKVGIVGFCWGGLLVWRAASLLPGLAAAAPYYGGGMTTPEETARQPKVPVLAHFGNQDHWIPLDTIEAFKKAHPEVEVHVYESGHGFNCDQRGSYNAEAAKLARARTLEFFAKHVG; via the coding sequence ATGGGTCAATTCATCGATCTGAAAGCCAAGGACGGCTTCACCTTCCCCGCCTACGTGGCCGAACCCGCCGGCAAGCCGCGCGGCGCAGTGGTCGTGGTGCCGGAGATCTTCGGCGTCAACTCGCACATTCGCTCGGTGGCCGACGGCTACGCGGCGGACGGCTACCTTGCGGTGTCGCCCTCGACCTTCCATCGTGTGAAGCCCGGTGTGGAGCTCGGCTACAGCGACGAGGACATGAAGGCCGGCTTCGAACTGAAGACCGCGGTCGAGGCGCTGCCCGCGCCGGGCGTGCTGCAAGACATCGAGGCCGCCGTGGCCTACGCCGCGAAGGCCGGCAAGGTGGGCATCGTCGGTTTTTGCTGGGGCGGCCTGCTGGTCTGGCGCGCCGCCAGCCTGCTCCCCGGGCTTGCCGCCGCAGCCCCGTACTACGGCGGCGGCATGACCACGCCGGAAGAAACCGCGCGCCAGCCCAAGGTGCCGGTGCTGGCGCATTTCGGCAACCAGGACCACTGGATTCCGCTGGACACCATCGAGGCCTTCAAGAAGGCGCACCCCGAGGTGGAAGTGCATGTGTATGAGTCGGGCCACGGGTTCAACTGCGACCAGCGCGGCTCGTACAACGCCGAGGCCGCCAAGCTGGCGCGTGCGCGCACGCTGGAGTTCTTTGCCAAGCACGTCGGCTGA
- a CDS encoding 2-hydroxychromene-2-carboxylate isomerase, translated as MHKTIDYYFAPQSPWTYLGHSRFAAIAAAAGATVRVRPIDLGSVFPVSGGLPLGKRAPQRQAYRLVDLARCSRHLGLPLNTKPKFFPVASDDAARVIIAVDMHDGTEAAMRMCAAVFAAVWVQERNIGDPKVLDSLVVECGLSPRRAEQSQSQAVQERYEAYTQEAIDIQVFGAPSYVIDGEIFWGQDRLDFVERALRA; from the coding sequence ATGCACAAGACGATCGACTACTACTTTGCGCCACAGAGCCCGTGGACCTATCTGGGGCATTCCCGGTTTGCCGCGATCGCCGCGGCCGCGGGCGCCACGGTGCGCGTGCGGCCGATCGACCTGGGCAGCGTGTTCCCGGTGTCGGGCGGGCTGCCGCTGGGCAAGCGCGCGCCGCAGCGCCAGGCGTACCGGCTGGTCGACCTCGCACGCTGTTCGCGCCACCTCGGCCTGCCGCTGAACACCAAGCCGAAGTTCTTCCCGGTGGCCAGCGACGACGCGGCCCGGGTCATCATCGCCGTCGACATGCACGACGGCACCGAGGCCGCCATGCGCATGTGTGCCGCGGTGTTCGCGGCCGTGTGGGTGCAGGAGCGCAACATCGGCGACCCGAAGGTGCTCGATTCGCTGGTCGTCGAATGCGGGCTGTCGCCCAGGCGCGCGGAGCAGTCGCAGAGCCAGGCGGTGCAGGAGCGCTACGAAGCCTATACGCAGGAGGCCATCGACATCCAGGTGTTCGGCGCGCCAAGCTACGTGATCGACGGTGAAATCTTCTGGGGGCAGGACCGCCTCGACTTCGTCGAGCGGGCGCTGCGCGCGTAA
- a CDS encoding SDR family oxidoreductase, translated as MDQVLLITGGSRGIGAATALLAAQRGYAVAVNYASNSLAADEVVRTIRAGGGTAMAVQADVGDEAQVLAMFEKVDARLGRLTALVNNAGVVDVQARVEQMSVARLERMFRINVIGSFICAREAVRRMSTRQGGSGGAIVNISSGAARLGSPDQYVDYAASKGAIDTFTIGLAKEVAAEGIRVNAVRPGLIDTEIHASGGMPDRAFELAPTVPMRRTGSAEEIAGAILWLLSAEASYTTMALLDVTGGR; from the coding sequence TTGGACCAGGTGCTCTTGATCACGGGCGGCAGCCGCGGCATCGGCGCCGCGACGGCCCTGCTGGCGGCGCAGCGCGGCTACGCGGTGGCAGTCAACTACGCCAGCAACTCGCTCGCCGCCGACGAAGTGGTGCGCACCATTCGTGCGGGCGGCGGCACCGCCATGGCCGTGCAGGCCGACGTGGGCGACGAGGCCCAGGTGCTGGCCATGTTCGAAAAGGTCGATGCCAGGCTCGGCCGCCTCACGGCGCTGGTCAACAACGCCGGCGTGGTCGACGTGCAGGCGCGCGTCGAGCAAATGAGCGTGGCGCGCCTGGAGCGCATGTTCCGCATCAACGTGATCGGCAGCTTCATCTGCGCGCGCGAAGCCGTCCGGCGCATGAGCACCCGGCAGGGCGGTTCGGGCGGCGCCATTGTCAACATCTCCAGCGGCGCCGCGCGGCTGGGTTCACCCGACCAATACGTCGACTACGCGGCCAGCAAGGGCGCGATCGATACCTTCACCATCGGCCTGGCCAAGGAGGTCGCCGCCGAGGGCATTCGCGTGAACGCGGTGCGCCCGGGCCTGATCGATACCGAAATCCACGCCTCGGGCGGCATGCCCGACCGCGCCTTCGAACTCGCACCCACCGTGCCGATGCGGCGCACCGGCAGCGCCGAAGAAATTGCCGGCGCCATCCTGTGGCTGCTGTCCGCCGAGGCCAGCTACACCACCATGGCCCTGCTCGACGTCACGGGAGGAAGGTAG
- a CDS encoding MarC family protein encodes MSTSMDLIKPLVTLVAIVNPLAIVPFFIHYTQGYSDAQRRHTVRMSAFSAFVVIAVSALIGLQLLAFFGISIASFQVGGGLLLLMSSLSMLNAKPAESKTNVEELRATEVKASMGASIAVVPLTIPLLTGPATISTVVIYADKTQHLWELGLLVGYGVVVALATALAFSLAQPIARVLGKTGINIMTRLMGLILAALAVEVMADGLGKLFPILQRVG; translated from the coding sequence ATGAGCACCTCGATGGACCTGATCAAGCCGCTGGTCACGCTGGTGGCCATCGTCAACCCGCTGGCCATCGTGCCCTTCTTCATCCACTACACACAGGGGTATTCGGATGCGCAGCGGCGGCACACGGTGCGCATGTCGGCCTTCAGCGCCTTCGTGGTCATTGCGGTCAGCGCGCTGATCGGGCTGCAGCTGCTGGCGTTCTTCGGCATTTCGATTGCCAGCTTCCAGGTGGGCGGCGGCCTGCTGCTGCTCATGAGCTCGCTGTCGATGCTCAATGCCAAGCCGGCGGAGAGCAAGACCAACGTCGAAGAGCTGCGCGCCACCGAGGTAAAGGCCTCCATGGGCGCGTCCATCGCGGTGGTGCCGCTCACCATTCCGCTGCTCACCGGGCCGGCCACCATATCCACGGTGGTGATCTACGCCGACAAGACGCAGCACCTGTGGGAGCTCGGCTTGCTGGTCGGCTACGGTGTGGTGGTGGCACTGGCCACCGCGCTGGCGTTTTCGCTTGCACAGCCGATCGCCCGTGTGCTGGGCAAGACCGGCATCAACATCATGACCCGGCTCATGGGCCTGATCCTCGCCGCGCTCGCGGTGGAGGTGATGGCCGACGGCCTCGGCAAGCTGTTTCCCATTCTTCAGCGCGTGGGCTGA
- a CDS encoding EVE domain-containing protein, giving the protein MPNYWLMKSEPDEVSIDDALAAPNATVAWTGVRNYQARNFMRDGMKVGDGVLFYHSSCPEPGIAGIARVASGIKPDPTQFDPKSPYYDAASKKEDPRWLLVDVQAVRKTRLLALPELRAKPELGELVVLRKGNRLSITPVDPAHWRVIEKMLG; this is encoded by the coding sequence ATGCCCAATTACTGGTTGATGAAATCCGAGCCCGACGAGGTCTCGATCGACGACGCGCTCGCCGCGCCCAACGCCACGGTGGCGTGGACCGGCGTGCGCAACTATCAGGCACGCAACTTCATGCGCGACGGCATGAAGGTCGGCGACGGCGTGCTGTTCTATCACTCGAGCTGCCCGGAGCCCGGCATCGCGGGCATTGCGCGCGTGGCCTCGGGCATCAAGCCCGACCCGACACAGTTCGACCCGAAGTCTCCGTACTACGACGCGGCCTCGAAGAAGGAAGACCCGCGCTGGCTGCTGGTCGACGTGCAGGCCGTGCGCAAGACCCGGCTGCTGGCGCTGCCCGAGCTGCGCGCCAAGCCCGAGCTGGGCGAGCTGGTCGTGCTGCGCAAGGGCAACCGGCTGTCGATCACGCCGGTCGATCCCGCGCATTGGCGGGTCATCGAGAAGATGCTGGGCTGA
- a CDS encoding ABC transporter substrate-binding protein, translating into MKLKTVTTLAVLGLIATFASAQQQGVSKDEIRIGTIQDLSGPLAGFGKQARNGMQLRVDELNEQGNINGRKLKLFVEDSGYDPKKAVLAAQKLVNQEKIFIMAGHIGTAQNMAAMPVQFEKNIVNFMPITAAREMYDPLHRLKYSFAATYYDQIRLALPKMIKEKGAKKVCTIYQDDEFGLEVQRGAEAGLKTAGMELAEKTSFKRGATDFSSQVAKMKAANCDLVVLGTIIRETIGTVGEARKTGFNPTFLGSSAAYTDLIHKLGGKAMDGIYATMTVQNPYTDEQSQPLRFWANKYKTKFNEDPTVFSVYGYVIIDSFIKAAQKAGPGLSTDSFIKAMDSMTFEPDMFGSAKSTYTATKRLGNDQSRLSQIKDGKWVVVSDYVTP; encoded by the coding sequence ATGAAGCTCAAGACAGTGACGACTCTGGCCGTGCTGGGCCTGATCGCGACGTTCGCGTCCGCGCAGCAACAGGGCGTGAGCAAGGACGAGATCCGGATCGGCACGATCCAGGACTTGTCGGGGCCGCTCGCGGGCTTCGGCAAGCAGGCGCGCAACGGCATGCAGCTGCGCGTGGACGAACTCAACGAGCAGGGCAACATCAATGGCCGCAAGCTCAAGCTCTTTGTCGAAGATTCGGGCTACGACCCGAAGAAGGCCGTGCTCGCGGCGCAGAAGCTGGTCAACCAGGAAAAGATCTTCATCATGGCCGGCCACATCGGCACAGCGCAGAACATGGCGGCCATGCCGGTGCAGTTCGAGAAGAACATCGTCAACTTCATGCCCATTACCGCGGCGCGCGAAATGTACGACCCGCTGCACCGGCTCAAGTATTCGTTCGCTGCCACCTACTACGACCAGATCCGCCTCGCCTTGCCGAAGATGATCAAGGAGAAGGGCGCCAAGAAGGTCTGCACCATCTACCAGGACGACGAGTTCGGGCTCGAGGTGCAGCGCGGCGCCGAGGCGGGCCTGAAAACGGCGGGAATGGAACTGGCGGAGAAAACCTCGTTCAAGCGCGGCGCCACCGACTTCAGCTCGCAGGTTGCCAAGATGAAGGCCGCCAACTGCGACCTGGTGGTGCTCGGCACCATCATCCGCGAGACCATCGGCACCGTGGGCGAGGCGCGCAAGACCGGCTTCAACCCGACCTTCCTGGGTTCGAGCGCGGCGTATACCGACCTGATTCACAAGCTGGGCGGCAAGGCGATGGACGGCATCTACGCCACCATGACGGTGCAGAACCCGTACACCGACGAGCAGTCGCAGCCGCTGCGCTTCTGGGCCAACAAGTACAAGACCAAGTTCAACGAAGACCCGACGGTGTTCTCGGTGTATGGCTACGTGATCATCGATTCGTTCATCAAGGCGGCGCAAAAGGCCGGCCCCGGCCTTTCGACCGACAGCTTCATCAAGGCCATGGACAGCATGACCTTCGAGCCCGACATGTTCGGCAGCGCGAAGAGCACCTACACCGCCACCAAGCGCCTGGGCAACGACCAATCGCGGTTGTCCCAGATCAAGGACGGGAAATGGGTCGTCGTGTCTGACTATGTGACACCATAA
- a CDS encoding AMP-dependent synthetase/ligase — protein MSTLALRAPAGLWDLAHLQPKPGIVVPGETIPAVFWKAVELRADKVWMRQKEFGIWRAWTWRQTADAVREIAGGLLALGFGQGECASILANTVIEWVLCDVAVLSCGGVSNGIYPTDAASQVHYLCEDSRTTVLFVEDDEQLDKALEVRARLPMLRKIVVFDMEGLRDLDDPGVISLDALRLLGREYLQAHPQALEQRIAACRPEDLAILVYTSGTTGKPKGAMHSHHGLVYTMRGYNSLLAQGEGDERMCFLPLCHIAERMGGEYFAMYTGSILNFVENPETVPENVREISPTVFTAVPRVWEKFYSGVMIALKEASRLQQAAYGWSIGVGQQIAERVLQGQPVGAGLRLKFRVARWLALNNVRKLIGIHRARFLVTGAAPISPDLVRWYLALGVPMLEVWGMTESCGASTGVPPSRIMPGSIGPATSYNEVRLDPQTGEILVRGPNVFMGYLNLPEKTAETIDADGWLHTGDVGTVDAGGYFRITDRMKDIIITAGGKNITPSELENELKFSPYITDAVVIGDKKPYLTVIVMIDQENVEKFAQDHDVPFSNYESLTRAQEVLDLIQGEIDRVNAKFARVEQIKKFFLLETQLSAEDEELTPTMKLKRKLVQAKYAERIEAMYR, from the coding sequence ATGAGCACCCTTGCCTTGCGCGCTCCAGCCGGCCTCTGGGACCTGGCTCACCTGCAGCCGAAGCCCGGCATCGTGGTGCCCGGCGAGACCATTCCCGCCGTGTTCTGGAAGGCCGTGGAACTGCGTGCCGACAAGGTGTGGATGCGGCAGAAGGAATTCGGCATCTGGCGCGCCTGGACCTGGCGGCAAACCGCCGATGCGGTGCGCGAGATTGCGGGTGGGCTGCTGGCGCTCGGCTTTGGCCAAGGGGAGTGCGCTTCGATCCTCGCCAACACCGTCATCGAATGGGTGCTGTGCGATGTTGCCGTGCTCAGCTGCGGCGGTGTGTCCAACGGCATCTACCCCACCGACGCGGCTTCGCAGGTGCACTATCTTTGCGAAGACTCCCGCACCACGGTGCTCTTCGTGGAAGACGACGAGCAGCTGGACAAGGCGCTCGAAGTGCGTGCGCGGTTGCCGATGCTGCGCAAGATTGTCGTGTTCGACATGGAGGGCCTGCGCGACCTCGACGACCCGGGCGTCATCAGCCTTGACGCTTTGCGCCTGCTCGGCCGTGAATACCTGCAGGCCCATCCGCAGGCGCTGGAGCAGCGCATTGCCGCCTGCCGGCCCGAAGACCTGGCCATCCTCGTCTACACCTCGGGCACCACCGGCAAACCCAAGGGCGCCATGCACAGCCACCACGGGCTGGTGTACACCATGCGCGGCTACAACTCCCTGCTGGCGCAGGGCGAGGGTGACGAGCGCATGTGCTTTCTGCCGCTGTGCCACATCGCCGAGCGCATGGGCGGCGAATACTTCGCGATGTACACCGGCTCGATTCTCAACTTCGTCGAGAACCCGGAGACGGTGCCCGAGAACGTGCGCGAGATCTCGCCCACCGTGTTCACCGCCGTGCCGCGCGTGTGGGAAAAGTTCTATTCGGGCGTGATGATCGCGCTGAAGGAAGCGAGCCGGCTGCAGCAGGCCGCCTACGGCTGGAGTATTGGCGTGGGCCAGCAGATAGCCGAGCGCGTGCTGCAGGGCCAGCCGGTGGGCGCGGGGCTGCGCCTCAAGTTCCGCGTGGCGCGCTGGCTGGCGCTCAACAACGTGCGCAAGCTCATCGGGATTCACCGCGCGCGGTTCCTCGTGACCGGTGCGGCGCCGATTTCGCCCGATCTCGTGCGCTGGTACCTCGCGCTGGGCGTGCCCATGCTGGAGGTATGGGGCATGACGGAATCGTGCGGCGCCTCCACGGGCGTGCCGCCGTCGCGGATCATGCCGGGCTCGATCGGGCCGGCCACCAGCTACAACGAGGTTCGCCTCGATCCGCAAACCGGCGAAATCCTGGTGCGCGGCCCCAATGTCTTCATGGGGTACCTCAACCTGCCGGAGAAAACCGCCGAAACCATCGACGCCGACGGCTGGCTGCACACCGGCGACGTGGGAACAGTCGACGCGGGAGGGTATTTCCGCATCACCGACCGCATGAAGGACATCATCATCACGGCAGGTGGAAAGAACATCACGCCGAGCGAGCTGGAGAACGAGCTCAAGTTCAGCCCCTACATCACCGACGCAGTGGTGATCGGCGACAAGAAGCCCTACCTGACGGTGATCGTCATGATCGATCAGGAGAACGTCGAGAAGTTTGCGCAGGACCACGATGTGCCGTTCAGCAACTACGAAAGCCTGACGCGTGCGCAAGAGGTGCTGGACCTGATCCAGGGCGAGATCGATCGCGTCAACGCGAAGTTTGCGCGGGTCGAGCAGATCAAGAAGTTCTTCCTGCTCGAAACGCAGTTGAGTGCCGAGGACGAAGAGCTCACGCCGACGATGAAGCTCAAGCGGAAACTGGTGCAGGCCAAGTACGCCGAGCGCATCGAGGCGATGTATCGCTGA
- a CDS encoding ABC transporter ATP-binding protein translates to MTDVVLQLLNVESAYGPIKAIRGVSLKVRQGEIVTVLGSNGAGKTTILKTISGIIDPRKGSIEFQGKDITAKDPAHIVQQGLSHVPEGREVFPLLSVKDNLLMGAYTRKDRDGVARDMESVYTYFPILRERATQDAGLLSGGQQQMLAISRAIMAAPHLILLDEPSLGLSPKLTKEIFEIVVRINRERGTTILLVEQNANMALNASDHGYVLENGRIVMEDTCERLREKEDIKEFYLGVKDDGVRGERRWKKKKTWR, encoded by the coding sequence ATGACCGACGTCGTACTCCAGCTGCTAAACGTCGAAAGCGCCTACGGCCCCATCAAGGCCATCCGTGGCGTGAGCCTGAAAGTCAGGCAAGGCGAGATCGTGACTGTCCTGGGATCGAATGGCGCAGGAAAAACGACCATCCTGAAAACGATCTCAGGAATCATCGATCCCAGAAAAGGCAGCATCGAATTCCAGGGCAAGGACATCACCGCCAAGGACCCAGCCCACATCGTGCAGCAGGGCCTGAGCCACGTGCCCGAAGGCCGCGAAGTGTTTCCGCTTCTTTCGGTGAAGGACAACCTGCTGATGGGGGCCTACACCCGCAAGGACCGCGACGGCGTGGCGCGGGACATGGAGAGTGTCTACACCTACTTTCCCATCCTGCGAGAACGTGCCACGCAGGACGCCGGCCTGCTCTCCGGCGGCCAGCAGCAGATGCTCGCCATCTCGCGCGCCATCATGGCCGCGCCGCACCTCATCCTGCTCGATGAACCCAGCCTTGGCCTCAGCCCCAAGCTGACGAAAGAGATCTTCGAGATCGTCGTACGCATCAATCGCGAACGCGGCACCACCATCTTGCTGGTCGAACAGAACGCCAACATGGCGCTCAACGCCTCCGACCATGGCTACGTGCTTGAGAACGGCCGCATCGTCATGGAAGACACCTGCGAGCGCCTGCGCGAGAAAGAGGACATCAAGGAGTTTTACCTCGGTGTCAAGGACGACGGCGTGCGCGGCGAGCGGCGCTGGAAAAAGAAAAAGACCTGGAGATGA
- a CDS encoding ABC transporter ATP-binding protein codes for MSGDILLSAKDLSVRFGGVLAVNKVSFDVRRGEVFTLIGPNGAGKTTVFNLISRIYTPTMGEIRWNGEASGPLALTQQAPHAIAGLGIARTFQNIELFEHATVLHNLLIGRHTHRQTGFWSEVFFTPATRRAEIAAREKAEQVIDLLDLQHHRDSMVAGLPYGVRKVVELARALCTEPKLLLLDEPSSGLNVEETADMAFWIQDIQHELGVSVLMVEHDMSLVSKVSDRVLAMNMGEVLATGTPREVQADSRVVEAYLGTVDDVSSLRRVAV; via the coding sequence ATGAGCGGCGACATCCTTCTCTCCGCCAAGGACCTGAGCGTGCGCTTCGGCGGCGTGCTCGCGGTCAACAAGGTGAGCTTCGACGTGCGGCGAGGCGAGGTGTTCACCTTGATCGGCCCGAACGGCGCGGGCAAGACGACGGTGTTCAACCTGATCAGCCGCATCTACACGCCGACCATGGGCGAGATCAGATGGAATGGCGAGGCCTCGGGCCCGCTCGCGTTGACGCAGCAGGCACCGCACGCGATTGCGGGGCTGGGCATTGCGCGCACGTTCCAGAACATCGAACTCTTCGAGCATGCGACTGTCTTGCACAACCTGCTGATCGGCCGTCACACGCACCGGCAGACGGGGTTCTGGAGCGAGGTTTTCTTTACGCCCGCCACGCGACGTGCCGAAATTGCGGCGCGCGAAAAGGCCGAGCAGGTGATCGACCTGCTGGACTTGCAGCATCACCGCGATTCGATGGTCGCCGGTTTGCCTTACGGCGTGCGCAAGGTGGTGGAGCTGGCGCGCGCACTGTGCACCGAGCCGAAGCTGCTGTTGCTCGATGAGCCGTCTTCAGGGCTCAACGTGGAAGAGACAGCCGACATGGCGTTCTGGATTCAGGACATTCAGCATGAGCTGGGTGTTTCGGTGCTGATGGTGGAGCACGACATGTCTTTGGTGTCGAAGGTCTCGGACCGTGTGCTTGCCATGAACATGGGCGAGGTGCTGGCTACGGGCACGCCGCGCGAGGTGCAGGCTGATTCGCGCGTTGTCGAAGCCTATCTTGGGACTGTGGATGATGTGAGCAGCTTGAGGAGGGTGGCGGTATGA
- a CDS encoding branched-chain amino acid ABC transporter permease has product MRFIFKSSYDQDIRLARHGGHVFWYGLLVAFLVVAPWAIDEYWLAQLTFVLIYGIVGLGLMLLAGFTGQFSIGHAAFLGAGAYTQGVLTNMGVPFPIALLAAAALSAGVGVVVALPALRVKGIYLGIATLSFGFIVEEVFARWESVTGGNAGLHVKSPQLFGWSLGSGNGFYFLCLVVAVLSTLGILNLLRSPTGRAFVAIRDSEISAQSMGIHLARYKTMSFAISAALAGLGGALYAHKLSFISPDQFNILQSIDLLLMVVIGGLGSVHGAFLGAIFLIAMPQLISMGKDWLPAVVGQAPGLQGLVYGVVLIAFVLFEPLGLYGRWLKIRTWLQLFPFYRRGLFKRQKSFTKSDRLR; this is encoded by the coding sequence ATGCGCTTCATCTTCAAGTCCAGCTACGACCAGGACATCCGCCTTGCGCGGCACGGCGGCCATGTGTTCTGGTACGGCCTGCTCGTCGCTTTCCTTGTCGTTGCGCCGTGGGCCATCGACGAGTACTGGCTCGCGCAGCTGACTTTCGTGCTGATCTACGGCATCGTCGGATTGGGCCTGATGCTGCTCGCCGGCTTCACAGGGCAGTTCTCCATCGGGCATGCGGCGTTCCTCGGGGCGGGTGCGTACACGCAAGGCGTGCTGACCAACATGGGCGTGCCGTTCCCCATTGCGCTGCTCGCGGCCGCAGCGCTCTCGGCGGGGGTTGGCGTGGTGGTGGCCTTGCCGGCGTTGCGGGTGAAGGGCATCTACCTTGGCATCGCGACGCTGTCGTTCGGCTTCATCGTCGAGGAAGTGTTCGCGCGCTGGGAGAGCGTGACCGGCGGCAACGCGGGTCTGCATGTGAAGTCGCCGCAGCTCTTCGGCTGGTCGCTCGGGTCGGGCAACGGCTTCTACTTTCTGTGCCTGGTGGTGGCGGTGCTCAGCACGCTGGGCATCCTGAACCTGCTGCGCTCGCCGACCGGGCGCGCCTTCGTTGCCATTCGCGATTCGGAAATCTCGGCGCAGAGCATGGGCATTCACCTGGCGCGCTACAAGACGATGTCGTTCGCGATTTCGGCCGCGCTCGCGGGACTGGGCGGTGCGCTGTATGCGCACAAGCTGAGCTTCATCTCGCCGGACCAGTTCAACATCCTGCAGTCGATCGACTTGCTGCTGATGGTGGTGATCGGTGGCCTGGGCTCGGTGCATGGTGCGTTCCTGGGCGCGATCTTCCTGATTGCGATGCCGCAGCTGATCTCGATGGGCAAGGACTGGCTGCCGGCCGTGGTCGGCCAGGCGCCGGGACTGCAGGGGCTGGTGTACGGCGTGGTGCTGATCGCGTTTGTGCTGTTCGAGCCGTTGGGCCTGTATGGCCGGTGGCTGAAGATCCGCACCTGGCTGCAGCTCTTTCCGTTCTACCGCCGGGGCTTGTTCAAGCGGCAGAAGTCGTTCACCAAATCGGACCGGTTGAGATGA